Within the Rosa rugosa chromosome 2, drRosRugo1.1, whole genome shotgun sequence genome, the region ATGAGGTCGAAATTCAGCTAgctccggcagcgttggacgaTACACCCCTCAAGGTCAGAGACCCTACAgagaaggtcaatcttggaacaacagctgagcctatggaagtggctatcagcgcttacttagGGCCTAGCGAAAAGCAGAGGCTTATTGAGCTATTATTGGagttcaaagactgctttgcagagaaatatgaagatatgcccggcctgtcacaggacttggtttgccatcagctgccaacactccctgacaagagggctgtgaagcaagagccgcgaagaatgaattcagaaactcaagtcCTCGTCAAGGAGGAAGTCgagaaaatgcataaatcaggcattatcagggtggccaaatacaatcagtggctctCCAATATAGTGCATGTTCGCAAGAAAAAtggtaagatgagggtctgcgtggattacagagacctcaATCTCGCgacacctaaagatgtttaccccatgccggtggcggatatgttggtagacgccgtAGCAGGACATGAATTGCTGTCCTTTATGGATGGCACCGCAGGGTATCACCAAATTCCAGTCGCCGAGGAAGATAGACATAAAACTGCGTTCAGgtgccctgggttcgcgggcgtttttgagtatgtggttatgccttttgggctgaagaatgctggggccacttatcagagagccatgaacctgatcttccacgatatccttggaaagattttggaggtttacatcGACGATGTGGTGGTAAAGTCCAAGAAGAAaggggatcacatcacagacctcaggaaagtcttcgagcgcatgcggCAACATAAACTTAAGATGAATCCCGCCAAGTGCGTGTTTGGTGTTCAagcaggagatttcctgggattcattgtccatcaaaggggaattgaggtccctgaagataaGGCAAACACAGTCATCAGCGCTTCCCCTCCGCGAACAAAGAAGGAGCTACAACGCTTGCTGGGTAAAATTAACTTCCTTTGACGTTTtatttctaactctgcaggtaagatccagcccttttctccgttgctgaagttgcaaggacagaaagAGTTTGTCTGGGAATCTccacatcaagaggctttcgacaaaatcaaggcctatttggcgagtccaccagtgcttgttcctcctCGCATTGGATTCCCATTGaagctatatatttcagcagctgaggcttccattggtagCCTACTTGCCTAAGACGATGAGGGGGGTGTCGAgcatgccatcttttacctcagtcGGACACTTACggattgcgagacaaggtatactcctatggaaaagctgtgcctcacattgtacttcttcGCGTGCAAGTTGCGACACTACATGCTATCCTTTACTACATGTATCATCGCTCAAACTGACCTAGTTAAGTACATGCTGTCgcgacctattctgagaggacgcattggcaagtgggtacTGGCTCTATCCGAATTCTCGCTGCAATACGTTCCACAGAAGGCAGTGAAGGGACAGGCTATTGCAGACTTTCTGGCCCATCACCCTATGTTGGCTATTCCCCCATTGAAGGAATTAGAGATAGCTACCGTTACCGCAATTCGACCAGATTTGGCGCGCATTCCAGAGTACGCTATGTGGCATCAAGCTACAATCTCCTTAcaaccctgggtattattttttTACGGTTCCAGAACCGAAACATTAGCAGGGGCAGGAATTGTACTGGAAAATCCAGCAGGTGAtcgtttctcttattctttccaattggagttCAAGTGCACAAATAATCAAGCCGAGTATGAAGCCCTTATCATTGGATTAGAAGTGTTATTGGAATTGGGAGtcagggacgttcaggtacgcgGTGACTCTCTGCTCGTGATAAGTCAGCTCCAAGAGAAGTACAGGTGTGCAAGCTGTCTGCTCATTCCTTATTTGAATCGCGCCATCgagcttctggatcaatttGATGACGCGGATTTGGAACACATACCTCGCGAGCGAaattttgcggccaatgagcttgcTCAGCTGGCTACAGGCATCACATTGAAgtatggggttcgcgagcgcattctgaaaGTCGAACGTCGCACGTTGCCTTCGTGGCTTGCGCGGCTTGACCCGCCAGACGACCCGGTCGTCGCAATCCTggagcctattgacgtcgattggcgaatACCGTtgattgactacctcaagcaaccagatCCTACAACAGACAGAAAGATACGTTTTCTTGCTTTAAACTATTTCCTCAAGGGTGACGAGTTGCGACGAAGAGGGGAAGATGGCATGGACTTCCGATGTGTCTTTGGCCGCGAAGCAAAGCGCTTAATGCGCGAAGCCCATGCATAAGTATGTGGTGCCCATCAAGCGGGCCCTAAGATGCGCTAGCTTATTCgcagacatgggtattattggcctagcattttgaaggattgtatcACGTTCGCGAAAGGTTGCCAAGAGTGCCAGGCACATGGTCCAGTGCAACACGTTCCCAACATTCCCATGCAGCCTATTATCAAGCCTTGGCCTGCACGaggctgggcattggacttgattgggatgattcaccctcattcttctcttcaacacaagttcatcattgtggccactgatttctttaccaaatgggtcgaagctgagcctttgaaagaggcttcCGGTGCCACGATTCGccaatttatttttcagaacATCATCTGTAGGTTTGGTATCCCTGAAGTGCTTGTCTCAAACAGGGGGGCAGCGTTCATGGGAGGTGAGGTAGAGAAGCTCGTCAacgacttgggcatccagtttgTCCACAGTACACCATACTATGCTCAGtccaatggtcaagcagaggccagtaacaaaaTTATTATCACCATTATAAAGAAGATGCTTGCTGAAAACCCTCGCTTGTGGCACAATACGTTGTATGAGACTCTTTGGGCTTATCGCACCTCCAAGAGGAACCCTACTGCTACAACACCCTACGCGCTAATGTTCGGTCATGACGCAGTTTTACCCTTGGAACTCAACGTTTAATCCTTGCGCGTCcaggatcagcatcacttgatcggcgaAGATTATGTTCAAGCAATGTGGCAAGAGCATGAGGACTTGAGCGAGCAGCGCTTAGCGGCTTTGGATACTTTAGTGATGGAAAAACAGCGTATCGcccgcgcctatgataagagaACGCGTGGCCGCAGTTACAAGGAAGGCGACCttgtttggaaagcagttctgCCCTTTGGCGAGAAATTGACTGGTCGTGGTAAGTGGACTccacgatgggaaggaccctttgttgtccaccgcattctggagcgcggggcttttcacctcaaagatttggacggcGACATCCATCGCAATCCCATTAACAGGCGCTTCCTGATgaaatattaccctagtgtttgggaataTGAGGACCCTCCAGATCCTCCTTCTTCCCAGACTGGGGGCAACCATAGTCTTCCTCGGCTCCCATCATCCCTTCATATTTAGGCCTTTCCTGTGGCCTTTGTTTCATTGATTTGCTTCGCCAACgaatactaggggggcaacactctatacATTTATTTCAAATTCCTTGACAACATGTGTTAAGAATTACATGTAATGGCCTAAGCATGAGGCCTTATTTAACAGTTTACATTTTCGAATCCTGGACAATAtgtgttaagaatatatataatggtCTATgtatgaggccttattttataataGTTTTTCATTATACtcagaaactttcattcataaagtggctttgcagCCAGAAGCAATACAAAccaaaataattacatttgtggtttacaaggccaaaagtggcttaATAATCATAAGAGTTGCAGGTCTGCTGAAAATTTCTGGATCTTGGATCTTGTGATCTTGTGGTGACAAAGGGGGTGGCTGAGGTATGATCAGAaatactcttcctctcttcacccacatgccttaTCTGATCTGAGTCGTAGCCGCTCTCATTTGTACCGGAGAtagagggaaggaaataatccgcCCCAACCCGTCTAGTGGATTATCCTCcgagatggagatggtctgcagaagagcgcgactcacaaccacatctacctccaggggaatgaCAGAAGTCTGACAGTCTGTTCCCGAAGGTAGGCTGCGAAAGAAGAACAGTCGGCCTCGAGTGGCCTTCCTCCCTTCTTCCGCCTGCTCCacgcgagaaatctgaggagagggatcccctcagaatctggttccgccgcgttaggagcgccgcgtgttcttcagcctaaTGGAAACCGGGGAATCCCATCCggatttccagagaccaaagacatgcggatggacctgagattaggccataagacctacccaggcattgagattaagccataaaacctAAGGATTTGAGGTTGAGGCTGAGAacgtgaggagaagatttcagaaacaaaaggaagagaagtagggtttgtgAAACTATTACTGGCGAGACCATATTTGCCTGAGTTTTTCTTCTCGAAgcacaggtatttataggaccagTCTCAGTGGTCTTAACTGCGCAATGGGCAGTTGGAATATGTTCAACGTCATCAATATGAGTATCGTTGGAATTGAATgcaaagatctcggaaatgaagataattgaaagcgcTTGGGAAGCGGGGCAGtttccaaggaggtaaccgctttgtttcgagattatcttttcaaaacaGTTTCAAAAGCAATAAAAGCAAGTTTAAATGCTAAATTgcctgaaaaataaattgagcatatatttgggccaagcaatgtgggcttaatatttaaattattaataattatattattCGTACAAATATGGGCCTGATATTGGGATAttagaggcccaaaagtcttcgGCTGCATGGGTCAAACGAAGAAAAAGCTCGTCCAGGCGAAAACTAGCATCAGCGGcggcttgtgcggcttgttgggcagCCATGCGAGCTTGGGCCAGCTCTTGGGACAGCATCTCGAAGGCAGCAAGGGGTTGTTCTAATTGGGGCTCCGCATGGGCGAGCCTAGCAGTGACATCAGTCAACCGGGCCTGAAGGGCttgaatctgggacctcaaaTGGCTCCTCTCGAGcgtcagatccctgatgaggtcagcttggtcacccaagaaatcgtGCGCATTGTCTGTTTGATGAGTAAGGGTCTGGTAGTGTGCTTCGGTCTGCCTAGCTTGAGCGCTCGCGACTGCcctctcattgagcccttgCGGGAGTTGCTGTAGCAGCTGGTCAACCTCGCGAAATTGATCGTCAGAAATAGCGCCCTCGCGGAGGAGCACTCTCAGATATTCCAAAACTTTCGCGGGAGCACCAGGGGTTAGAATATCAGGGCCCAAGAGACGACAAAGGCCTTCCCTTGcatcatctacgaccccaggtgGGGTAACTGCGAGTACGCGAGCTAACCGTTCTAAGGTGGACGGAGTAGGTTGCTCAGCGATAGGGGCCTCAAGGGGCTCCGCAACAGGTATTGCTTCAGGAAGTACTCCTATTTCTTCGActtcaatgacttggggggcatgaGGAACAGATTCTTCACCAACCACATTGGGAATAGGTTCAGCAGGAACCTCATCTGCTATTTCTCCGACTATCGCTTCTACATTTGGACCCTAGAAAGAAACATCTTTAGAATGACCAAGTCAAGGGTTAAGATAAAGCATTTTGTTAAGAGAAGTACCTCTTCAGCTGGTAGCTCGCGGGAATCCGCTGTTGGTATTGGGGCAGTCTCACAAGAGGTTGGACCCGAGTCAGGCACTGATGCTTCCAGAAGGAGAAGTGGTTGCTCGCGGGGAGTGTGGAGAAGCGGCAGCCTCTCCTCAAGCTCaggcgagctgtcatctatgactTGCGCTAGAACTACAACCAATTGCATGTTACTTGCAGCATTGATTGCAGAGGGAGAGTCACCATTGTTTTCTTGGGTTGGCGTGCCAGACACACCCTCGCCGGCAACAGAGGAACCTTCCCCAACTTGCCCCGAAAACTTACGACGAACCTGAATCAGAGAAACGTTATCATACATGGCAAAACAAAGTGTCAATGCTCGCTTTAAAAAGGAAtattaccagtcgatcagcgattggttcatctgtTGCCCAAGGATCGGTCCGGAATTCAGCGCGACTACGTTTGCGCGCTAAAGCAGCAGCAATCTATCAAACAAAGTCAAATTAGAATTCGAGAGGGCTGCCAAATTATATGTACTAAGAAGAGAATCCTTACAGTTTGAGGATCATCATCATCTGAGGAAGTGTCCTCTACTTCTGGCTTGCTCAgctttgctttctgtttagcGGCCGGGCCAGTGGCCGGAGGAACACCCGCGGCGCGATGCTCGAGGACGGTGCGCGTCCCTGCTATGAACGTTGAGTTAAGGGTTTGAAGGTGAGAATGATCAGGGAAACAACGAATATGCTAAGGCAATTACCTCTGGAGGACGCTCGCGAATTACAATTCCAGCTTAAGCTAAGCGTGGGGCTTTCGCGAGTCGCGGAACCGGTTCAGGTGGTGGAAgtctttcttcattttcatggaaACGAGCAAGTTCTTCAGTATCAGCTTCATAGGGATATCTCAGTTCTTCGAAGATGGCCGCGAAGAGCTCATCATCtctttgcctccagcagttaacagagacttccttccaccattgatcataatcttcagcggTCCCATCCACGGGGACGATATCATTCACCCAGGCAGGGAGATCGACTAATGCAAGCATGCTTTGTGCGGGCGGAGGTCCAGTTAAGGGACCAATTCTGCGCCAAGAGGTGTTGTaattccaggcatcatagaggGGGAATGACACCAATTGGATAAGACCAAActggcgagcaaaatggttgGGAGCATAAAGCTCATAGGTGAGCTCGTCAACAGCAAGCCTAATGTCTAAacaagagatcgcgcggcgaaaagccaagcgcgcgcgatcgctATAACCAGGCGCCCCAGGTAGGAACCCATTTTCAAGAGGAGCGGGGAATCTCCTATTAAGTATTAAATCGTAGTAGGGCATTTCATGCAGAAGGTACAAGTATGAGAAGCACTCAGAATATGGTGGAGATATGTACCTCGCCTCACGACAAAACCATTGACCAAGAAGGGCATCAGTTGGCGATAGCAGAGGAATGTCGTCGCGGCGGAAGAATGGAAAGtaggtttgaatccagaagtcaagaatccaaaaggggccagaaatgctagtctcgaagggatgcattgtggccTGGTATAAAGTGCGgtagagggcacccagcactggttgtcctagCCCCACGCGGCGACCtttgtagagggccgttgctAGAAGAGTCCAAGCGCCAGTGGGCTTACAAGCAGAAGTACAGAAAATGAACTTGCAGAGCCAATACTCTAGAAAAGCAATACCACCAGTCGCGTTGCGCTCCTTGCGATAGTGGGTCACCCATCGCGGgtaggagccgctatgagcgctgcgaccaGTTTGGGCCATGGTTGATGCGAAGGTATCAgaatcgaattggccatgcaggtagggctcgccatcgatgggcaatccagtaatggtgaggatatccaacaatgttatactcatttggccaaatcgaaaatcaaaggtgttggtggcagtatgccaaaagcaaaggaaggcagcgagtggtgagcgattcccaccgcgaggaaggcgaaagcataaatcgataGTGTGGGTAATACCTACCATATcccagcgagccaaatctcgtgctCTTACTTCACGATACCATGAAAGCTCTTCTGGGCTGATTTTGGACGGCCAGTGCCCTATTTTTGCTCGATGATTGTGCGCACCCCAACTGCTGAAATCTGCAAgggtcctccggaggacttGAATGGGTTGACGAATGGGCAGGCTATAGAGGACGATGGCATCATCGGGAATGGAGCCTCGCGGTGCCGGACCCAATCCGGCGTGATGATTCGGAAGCCTGAGAAGCAGAGGTCTCTGGACGGAAGTGTGGGCGCAACAGCGGGCACCGATTTTGACTCCCCAGGTGCGAGCGATGTTatcagtgagttcttcttcttgatcgatgatcaccttctttggcggagccatttctgggtttctgcaaaGTGGGTATGGAGCAAGagtttttctgggtttaagagactggaagggtttctgatgtgacaggcctGGAGTGGCTGCGGtgtttaaataaaagattttgttagggaaacgatgcgacgaaaagacgttttgccaagcgaatagacgcaaCCTTCATTAATTGCATCGTTTTGATCATCAGacgtgtcgttttagtccccttcaatcagttacaaatatgggcctgatatcggggcctggggggcaatgtttgagcccaaaagtaattttggcaagatcttttagtggatttagcatagcgggccgatacatgcggcccaaaaataagcctacccgggtttgggttacagcttaacccattccgtgatccatgaggaaaacgaaaccttattggagtcgggtagcggggattgaataggaaacttcaatcaatatcccttctatgaaaaggaacagtcgaaaccctaggtatatataccaggtttcaaggacaaaataaagacctctctcatatcaatcaatcctagcgattacaaagcctccccggagcaaaccttcaaccttgttgaaacccggtgaccgctcgccagtcctagtctctccaagagccgactgtcagcatcaccagatcaacccggcgaccgtacttccagtcccagtctccccagtagccgactgcgagcgcaaacgccaccgttactaccagcgaagcaagggtaacgccctcgcaacccagcgaagctaaagtcacgctttagcgcaacccgtgctttctccaaacttcccagtgattgctctgcttagtctgcaatactaagtatcgattcggtgacgcgaagagatcacacccaaagtccttatccgtaaggcagaaagtcctttctcggaaggctagagaagaaccttgtggcgaggttggtgctctcctcgtccacaaacgcttgaagaagaagtcaggtcaagggactaccccgacgactgcaccccacggtgctggcacgcctgcgcacacgctcaaaagagacagtttgcaag harbors:
- the LOC133730439 gene encoding uncharacterized protein LOC133730439; translated protein: MPYYDLILNRRFPAPLENGFLPGAPGYSDRARLAFRRAISCLDIRLAVDELTYELYAPNHFARQFGLIQLVSFPLYDAWNYNTSWRRIGPLTGPPPAQSMLALVDLPAWHIRCFPDHSHLQTLNSTFIAGTRTVLEHRAAGVPPATGPAAKQKAKLSKPEVEDTSSDDDDPQTIAAALARKRSRAEFRTDPWATDEPIADRLVRRKFSGQVGEGSSVAGEGVSGTPTQENNGDSPSAINAASNMQLVVVLAQVIDDSSPELEERLPLLHTPREQPLLLLEASVPDSGPTSCETAPIPTADSRELPAEEVLLLTKCFILTLDLVILKMFLSRVQM